The Allocatelliglobosispora scoriae genome contains a region encoding:
- a CDS encoding ABC transporter permease: MGEPTTSSDNNADTPAGTSAVGVLNVAAEEEEVKAPKAIVGRSPGQLAWARLRRDRTARFTIWVLGFFVFIAVFSPVIEMLYGVGPTKNDPDLLAVSGIPLGYYGGIDWVGNNPSGQIHILGVMPGTGWDIFMQFVYGARTSLVIASLATVISVAIGVVIGVVAGYLGGWVDQVLSWFIDYMLCFPFVLMAIAVIPIVNTRIGDPGTGYVTPFERMMTIIVVFSIFGWLYTARLVRGQVISLREREYVEAAKAAGASGSHIMFKQILPNLWAPILVTFSLSLPATVTAEAALSFLGIGVEQPTPDWGRMINHSITFMQVDWAYLLIPGFSIWALVLSFNLFGDALRDALDPKSSR; the protein is encoded by the coding sequence ATGGGCGAGCCGACGACGAGCAGCGACAACAACGCTGACACTCCGGCCGGCACCAGCGCCGTGGGCGTGCTCAACGTCGCGGCAGAGGAAGAAGAGGTCAAGGCACCGAAGGCGATCGTCGGTCGATCGCCGGGACAGCTTGCCTGGGCTCGACTCCGCCGCGACCGCACGGCACGGTTCACGATCTGGGTGCTGGGCTTCTTCGTCTTCATCGCGGTCTTCTCGCCGGTGATCGAGATGCTCTACGGCGTGGGACCGACGAAGAACGACCCGGACCTGCTGGCCGTCTCGGGCATCCCGCTGGGCTACTACGGCGGCATCGACTGGGTGGGTAACAACCCGTCCGGCCAGATCCACATCCTCGGCGTCATGCCGGGCACCGGCTGGGACATCTTCATGCAGTTCGTCTACGGCGCGCGGACCTCGCTGGTCATCGCCTCGCTGGCGACGGTCATCTCGGTCGCGATCGGCGTCGTCATCGGCGTCGTCGCCGGCTACCTGGGCGGCTGGGTCGACCAGGTCCTGAGCTGGTTCATCGACTACATGCTGTGCTTCCCGTTCGTGCTGATGGCGATCGCCGTCATCCCGATCGTCAACACCCGCATCGGCGATCCCGGAACCGGTTACGTCACCCCGTTCGAACGCATGATGACGATCATCGTCGTCTTCTCGATCTTCGGCTGGCTCTACACCGCCCGGCTCGTCCGCGGCCAGGTCATCTCGCTGCGTGAGCGCGAGTACGTCGAGGCCGCCAAGGCTGCCGGCGCCAGCGGATCGCACATCATGTTCAAGCAGATCCTGCCGAACCTCTGGGCGCCGATCCTGGTGACCTTCTCGCTCTCGCTGCCGGCGACGGTCACCGCCGAGGCGGCGCTGTCGTTCCTCGGCATCGGCGTGGAGCAGCCGACCCCGGACTGGGGCCGCATGATCAACCACAGCATCACGTTCATGCAGGTGGACTGGGCGTACCTGCTCATCCCCGGCTTCTCGATCTGGGCCCTGGTCCTCTCGTTCAACCTCTTCGGCGACGCCCTGCGCGACGCCCTGGATCCGAAGTCGAGCCGCTGA
- a CDS encoding ABC transporter permease: MLRFFIKRVLLAIVTLFAISVTVFALFFLGPADPVSTMCGQKQCAPVARQQITESLELNKPVVVQYASYMKGIFAGRVIGSGQSRIQCDAPCLGINFRTYEPVSAIIGRTLPVTFSIVLGAALFYVLFGTALGMISAIKRGTIFDRLASGFALSFSATQIFFVGSVIVLVLVLQTGILKYPSYTSPFDDPIAWVSGMLAPWIALGLINSALYARYSRAQMIETLSEDYVRTARAKGLSMKAVYFRHALRAAITPVVTIAGLDIGGQLGGVAITETTFSLPGMGKTAIKAVGEQNLPIVMAVVLFGAVFVVVSNIVVDLLYAVIDPRVKLGH; this comes from the coding sequence ATGCTTCGCTTCTTTATCAAACGGGTGCTCCTCGCGATAGTCACCCTCTTCGCGATCTCCGTGACGGTTTTCGCCCTCTTCTTCCTGGGCCCGGCCGACCCGGTGTCGACGATGTGCGGCCAGAAGCAGTGCGCGCCGGTCGCTCGCCAGCAGATCACCGAATCGCTGGAGCTCAACAAGCCAGTGGTCGTGCAGTACGCGAGCTACATGAAGGGCATCTTCGCCGGACGTGTGATCGGCTCGGGTCAGAGCAGGATCCAGTGCGACGCACCCTGTCTGGGCATCAACTTCCGCACCTATGAGCCGGTCTCGGCCATCATCGGCCGAACGCTGCCGGTGACGTTCAGCATCGTCCTCGGTGCGGCCCTCTTCTACGTCCTGTTCGGCACGGCCTTAGGCATGATCTCCGCGATCAAACGCGGCACCATCTTCGACCGGCTCGCCTCCGGTTTCGCCCTGTCGTTCTCAGCGACCCAGATCTTCTTCGTCGGCTCAGTGATCGTGCTGGTCCTGGTGCTGCAGACCGGAATCCTGAAGTATCCGAGCTATACCAGCCCGTTCGACGATCCGATAGCGTGGGTCAGCGGCATGCTGGCACCGTGGATCGCGCTGGGGCTGATCAACTCCGCCCTCTACGCCCGCTATTCGCGTGCTCAGATGATCGAGACTCTGAGCGAGGACTATGTCCGGACGGCGCGGGCCAAGGGTCTGTCGATGAAGGCGGTCTACTTCCGGCACGCGCTCCGCGCGGCGATCACGCCGGTCGTCACCATCGCCGGTCTCGACATCGGCGGCCAGCTCGGTGGTGTCGCGATCACGGAGACCACCTTCAGCCTCCCGGGCATGGGCAAGACCGCGATCAAGGCGGTCGGCGAGCAGAACCTGCCGATCGTGATGGCCGTCGTGCTCTTCGGTGCAGTGTTCGTCGTCGTGTCCAACATCGTGGTCGACCTGCTTTACGCGGTCATCGACCCGCGGGTCAAGCTCGGGCACTGA
- a CDS encoding ABC transporter substrate-binding protein produces the protein MTLTAACSKVGDGKDEGAGKGPDAQAFVVDYDGKAVTPAKPVEGAKTGGVITILEDGAPEHLDPQQIYVSNALSYGQLVHRSLTGYIETGKAGEPLQLVGDLATNAGVKSADAKVWTYTLRDGLKFEDGSPITSKDVAYGIARSFGPQGTQGPQFLQSALDEKRGKDGAYPGPGGAAGDLPPGVTTPDDKTIIFTFTTPHVEIPYLLAFPTSTPVQKSKDTKEKYDNEWQSSGPYKRAELVPGVKLTLEKNPNWDPASDPIRHQYVDKFVFDFTTDAKAQTDRISAAAGGDAAAVMVDNVPPDQIPVVKGNADLMKRVAVGPNQYVYYMNINTSRVTDLAVRQALNYAFDRDAYLKAIGGYDIASPASTIMSPVVPGYKNFDAYPSLPDNHGDVEKAKKLLEGKTVGKLTFCTSNTPTNQTVSAVIIESFKRVGLDVTAKFIERSAYYTEIGRKGIECDLMSSAWGQDYPDGESTLGVLMDGSKIVAEGNNNYSYFAADDIIAKLKELRELTDRGAAAAQYGDLDKLIMEKYAPLIPLRYGRNFTIYGPQVGNTFLNQFSQFDVLGAYVKS, from the coding sequence TTGACGCTCACCGCGGCATGTTCCAAGGTCGGCGATGGCAAAGACGAGGGCGCCGGCAAGGGCCCCGACGCTCAGGCCTTCGTCGTCGACTACGACGGCAAGGCTGTCACCCCGGCGAAGCCGGTGGAGGGCGCCAAGACCGGCGGCGTCATCACCATCCTGGAGGATGGCGCGCCGGAGCACCTCGACCCGCAGCAGATCTACGTGTCGAACGCCCTGTCCTACGGCCAGCTCGTCCACCGGTCGCTGACCGGCTACATCGAGACCGGCAAGGCGGGCGAGCCCCTGCAGCTCGTCGGTGACCTCGCGACCAACGCGGGTGTCAAGTCGGCCGACGCCAAGGTGTGGACCTACACCCTGCGCGATGGTCTGAAGTTCGAGGACGGCAGCCCGATCACGTCGAAGGACGTTGCCTACGGCATCGCCCGTTCGTTCGGTCCGCAGGGCACCCAGGGTCCGCAGTTCCTTCAGTCCGCCCTGGACGAGAAGCGTGGCAAGGACGGTGCCTACCCCGGCCCCGGCGGTGCTGCTGGCGACCTGCCGCCCGGTGTGACCACGCCGGACGACAAGACGATCATCTTCACGTTCACCACGCCGCACGTCGAGATCCCCTACCTCCTCGCGTTCCCGACCTCCACCCCGGTGCAGAAGTCGAAGGACACCAAGGAGAAGTACGACAACGAGTGGCAGTCGAGCGGTCCGTACAAGCGGGCTGAGCTCGTCCCCGGCGTGAAGCTGACGCTGGAGAAGAACCCGAACTGGGACCCGGCCTCGGACCCGATCCGTCACCAGTACGTTGACAAGTTCGTCTTCGACTTCACGACGGACGCCAAGGCGCAGACGGACCGCATCTCGGCCGCTGCCGGTGGCGACGCCGCCGCCGTCATGGTCGACAACGTGCCGCCGGACCAGATCCCGGTCGTCAAGGGCAACGCCGACCTCATGAAGCGGGTTGCGGTTGGCCCGAACCAGTACGTGTACTACATGAACATCAACACCTCGCGGGTGACCGATCTGGCCGTTCGCCAGGCGCTCAACTACGCGTTCGACCGTGACGCCTACCTCAAGGCCATCGGTGGCTACGACATCGCGTCGCCGGCCTCGACGATCATGTCGCCGGTTGTTCCCGGCTACAAGAACTTCGACGCCTACCCCAGCCTCCCGGACAACCACGGTGACGTTGAGAAGGCGAAGAAGCTGCTCGAGGGCAAGACGGTCGGCAAGCTGACCTTCTGCACCTCGAACACGCCGACCAACCAGACGGTCTCCGCGGTCATCATCGAGTCCTTCAAGCGGGTCGGCCTCGACGTCACGGCGAAGTTCATCGAGCGTTCGGCGTACTACACCGAGATCGGTCGCAAGGGCATCGAGTGCGACCTCATGTCTTCGGCGTGGGGCCAGGACTACCCGGATGGCGAGTCCACCCTGGGTGTTCTCATGGACGGCTCGAAGATCGTGGCCGAGGGCAACAACAACTACTCCTACTTCGCTGCCGATGACATCATCGCCAAGCTGAAGGAGCTCCGTGAGCTCACCGACCGTGGCGCTGCGGCGGCACAGTACGGCGACCTCGACAAGCTCATCATGGAGAAGTACGCGCCGCTGATCCCGCTGCGCTACGGCCGTAACTTCACCATCTACGGCCCGCAGGTTGGGAACACCTTCCTCAACCAGTTCAGCCAGTTCGACGTGCTCGGCGCCTACGTCAAGTCCTAG
- a CDS encoding TldD/PmbA family protein, with the protein MSYFDMASIAVQAAVDAGARYADARVMHRRYESMNARNGEIEDLGQNEDAGIGVRALVGSGWGFYACPELTDAGARQAGIAAAKIAAASARVPGRQSEMVTSPPITASWSSPCLIDPLGVSLQAKAELLTSATTIAREHGADIAQALYQVWDTRKWFVSSEGHRIDQHIRECGAGVTVTAVGEGQTQRRSYPSDRGQYGTQGWELVESLDLAAQAPRLAQEARELLTAPLCPATETTLILGGEQMCLQIHESVGHAIELDRILGWEAAFAGTSWLDLSQLGKLQYGSELMNITIDPTIPGALGSFGFDDEGTPAQARDAVRNGTWVGVLAGRDSASVAGLQYAGSVRADGWSRLPMVRMTNVGLEPGPHTLEEIIAATDDGIFMEHNRSWSIDDKRLNFQFGCEIAYEVKRGKLGRMLRNPTYTGIGPTFWRSMDMLSSETVAWGTPNCGKGQPIQAGHTGHPSAPARFQNVRVGVTA; encoded by the coding sequence ATGTCCTACTTCGATATGGCCAGCATCGCGGTGCAAGCCGCAGTGGACGCCGGCGCCCGCTATGCGGACGCGAGGGTGATGCACCGCCGATACGAGTCGATGAACGCGCGCAACGGGGAGATCGAAGATCTTGGTCAGAACGAGGACGCGGGGATCGGCGTACGAGCCCTCGTCGGCAGTGGCTGGGGCTTCTACGCCTGCCCCGAGCTGACCGACGCCGGCGCCCGGCAGGCCGGCATCGCCGCCGCCAAGATCGCCGCCGCCAGCGCCCGGGTGCCGGGCCGGCAGAGCGAGATGGTGACGTCTCCCCCCATAACGGCCAGCTGGTCCTCCCCCTGCCTCATCGACCCGCTCGGCGTTTCGCTGCAGGCCAAGGCCGAGCTGCTCACCTCGGCCACGACGATCGCCCGGGAGCACGGCGCCGACATCGCCCAGGCGCTCTACCAGGTGTGGGACACCCGCAAGTGGTTCGTCTCCAGCGAGGGCCACCGCATCGACCAGCACATCCGCGAGTGCGGGGCGGGCGTCACCGTCACCGCCGTCGGCGAGGGGCAGACGCAGCGCCGGTCCTACCCCAGCGACCGGGGGCAGTACGGCACGCAGGGCTGGGAACTGGTCGAATCGCTCGACCTCGCCGCGCAGGCGCCCCGGCTCGCGCAGGAGGCCCGGGAGCTGCTGACCGCGCCGCTCTGCCCCGCCACCGAGACGACCCTCATCCTCGGCGGCGAGCAGATGTGCCTGCAGATCCACGAGTCGGTCGGCCACGCTATCGAGCTGGACCGCATCCTCGGCTGGGAGGCCGCCTTCGCGGGGACCTCCTGGCTCGACCTCTCCCAGCTCGGGAAGCTGCAGTACGGCTCCGAGCTGATGAACATCACGATCGACCCGACCATCCCCGGCGCCCTCGGCAGCTTCGGCTTCGACGACGAGGGGACGCCCGCGCAGGCGCGCGACGCCGTGCGTAACGGGACGTGGGTGGGCGTCCTCGCCGGTCGGGATTCGGCGAGTGTCGCCGGCCTGCAGTACGCGGGCAGCGTCCGGGCCGACGGCTGGTCCCGCCTGCCCATGGTCCGGATGACCAACGTGGGGCTGGAGCCGGGCCCGCACACGTTGGAGGAGATCATCGCGGCCACCGACGACGGCATCTTCATGGAGCACAACCGGTCCTGGTCGATCGACGACAAGCGGCTCAACTTCCAGTTCGGCTGCGAGATCGCCTATGAGGTCAAGCGGGGCAAGCTCGGCCGGATGCTGCGCAACCCGACCTACACCGGGATCGGGCCGACCTTCTGGCGCAGCATGGACATGCTCTCCAGCGAGACCGTCGCCTGGGGCACCCCCAACTGCGGCAAGGGCCAACCCATCCAAGCGGGGCATACCGGGCATCCATCGGCACCGGCCCGCTTCCAGAACGTCCGGGTAGGGGTTACCGCGTGA
- a CDS encoding TldD/PmbA family protein, giving the protein MSNLDIAGRVLDLITAAAPGADASMNVERQSQWLTRFATSFIHQNVADEGTSVTIAIHTDGRTATGSTTMTGTDGLRDLVDRTVGAARLAPADPGWPGLPGRSTLTGSGTADEATAAASPDERAEVVRAFVEATGPLESAGYCRTVVWAGAHVNTAGQQLEGRSTLADFDGIARLTGSDGVARLASTRLSDLDGARLGEQAAGDARRGVDPVELPAGRYEVVLRPEAVADLLTNLSFYGFNGKAHNEGRCYAKLGEAQFDPTITIFDDPVGPGRIGVAFDGEGTPRRALTLVSKGVTSAVVHDRRTAAVAGAESTGHAVAGGSSWGPQPVNLGIAPGDDEIASMISRIGRGLLVSDFWYTRALDPRQITLTGLTRNGVWLIEGGEIVGPVRNFRFTQSYPQALAQGNVLGVSRNAVSQPTRTPLSSWSSPALHLAEWNFTGTASG; this is encoded by the coding sequence ATGAGCAACCTCGACATCGCGGGCCGGGTCCTTGACCTCATTACCGCCGCCGCGCCGGGCGCCGACGCCTCGATGAACGTCGAGCGGCAATCACAGTGGCTGACCCGCTTCGCGACCTCCTTCATCCACCAGAACGTCGCGGACGAGGGCACCAGCGTCACGATCGCGATTCACACCGACGGGCGGACCGCCACCGGGTCGACGACGATGACCGGCACCGACGGCCTGCGCGACCTCGTCGACCGCACGGTCGGCGCGGCCCGGCTCGCCCCGGCCGACCCCGGCTGGCCGGGACTGCCCGGCCGGAGCACGCTCACCGGGTCCGGCACCGCCGACGAGGCGACCGCCGCCGCGTCACCCGACGAGCGGGCCGAGGTGGTACGCGCCTTCGTCGAGGCGACCGGCCCGCTGGAGAGCGCCGGCTACTGCCGGACCGTGGTGTGGGCCGGCGCCCACGTCAACACGGCGGGCCAGCAGCTCGAGGGGCGCTCGACGCTCGCCGACTTCGACGGGATCGCCCGCCTGACCGGGTCGGACGGCGTGGCGCGGCTCGCGTCGACCAGGCTGTCCGATCTAGACGGTGCCAGGCTGGGCGAGCAGGCGGCCGGGGACGCACGTCGCGGTGTCGACCCGGTCGAGCTGCCGGCCGGCCGGTACGAGGTGGTGCTGCGCCCCGAGGCCGTCGCCGATCTGCTCACCAACCTGTCGTTCTACGGCTTCAACGGCAAGGCCCACAACGAGGGCCGCTGCTACGCCAAGCTCGGCGAGGCACAGTTCGACCCGACGATCACGATCTTCGACGACCCGGTCGGCCCCGGCCGGATCGGAGTGGCGTTCGACGGCGAGGGCACGCCTCGGCGCGCGCTGACCCTGGTGTCGAAGGGCGTGACGTCGGCCGTGGTGCACGACCGGCGGACCGCAGCCGTCGCGGGCGCCGAGTCGACCGGGCACGCCGTGGCCGGTGGTTCGAGCTGGGGCCCGCAGCCGGTCAACCTCGGGATCGCCCCGGGCGACGACGAGATCGCCTCGATGATCAGCCGCATCGGACGTGGTCTGCTCGTCAGCGACTTCTGGTACACGAGGGCTCTCGATCCGCGCCAGATCACCCTGACCGGGCTGACCCGCAACGGCGTCTGGCTGATCGAGGGCGGGGAGATCGTCGGACCGGTCCGCAATTTCCGCTTCACCCAGTCGTACCCGCAGGCCCTGGCCCAGGGCAACGTGCTCGGCGTCTCCAGGAATGCGGTATCCCAGCCGACCCGCACTCCGCTGAGCTCCTGGAGCAGCCCGGCACTCCACCTGGCCGAATGGAACTTCACCGGCACCGCGAGCGGCTGA